The following coding sequences are from one Paenibacillus sp. JDR-2 window:
- a CDS encoding DUF6509 family protein, translating to MLEITSYSVEFIKDPFGILSGRRYEFLVDIDLDEEDELYSSNGVYIRAVYSEEEGGGRLIKHELIERVTDKLLDFELEEDEEQELLAFCKENYKEADE from the coding sequence ATGCTAGAGATTACGAGTTATAGCGTAGAATTTATTAAAGATCCGTTTGGCATCTTATCCGGACGCCGTTACGAGTTCCTGGTCGATATCGATCTGGATGAAGAAGACGAATTGTATTCGAGTAACGGCGTTTATATCCGCGCCGTATACAGCGAAGAGGAAGGCGGCGGCCGTCTGATCAAGCATGAGCTGATCGAGCGCGTGACGGACAAGCTGCTCGACTTCGAATTAGAGGAAGACGAAGAGCAGGAGCTGCTTGCTTTCTGCAAGGAGAATTATAAGGAAGCGGATGAATAA
- a CDS encoding phosphatase PAP2 family protein has product MRRMIGWLRTRELQMILWANQRRSQSRLHRLLGLYLSTVTHVGGASFTLISSFLVAMFAPNPWSTTGWQCFTAVFISHLPVYVVKRKLKRLRPYQALNGVNTGKNPLVDSSFPSGHTTAIFAYVVPIIGAGGVWFPIILPVAAVLALSVAWSRMYLGLHYPSDVAAGALVGTLTAITVQYGWTLTLF; this is encoded by the coding sequence ATGAGAAGAATGATAGGGTGGTTACGAACCCGGGAATTGCAAATGATCCTATGGGCGAATCAGCGCCGATCACAAAGCAGGCTTCACCGGTTGCTTGGGTTATATTTGAGCACGGTGACGCATGTTGGAGGAGCGTCCTTTACACTCATCAGCTCTTTCCTCGTTGCCATGTTTGCACCTAATCCCTGGAGCACGACAGGCTGGCAATGCTTTACTGCCGTATTTATCAGTCATCTACCGGTCTATGTCGTGAAACGGAAACTAAAGAGGCTTCGCCCTTATCAGGCGTTAAACGGAGTAAACACGGGGAAAAACCCGCTGGTAGACTCCTCCTTCCCTTCCGGACATACAACCGCTATCTTCGCCTATGTCGTTCCGATTATCGGAGCAGGCGGAGTATGGTTCCCGATTATCCTGCCCGTTGCGGCCGTACTCGCTCTGTCGGTTGCGTGGTCCCGCATGTATCTTGGCCTTCATTACCCGTCCGACGTGGCGGCCGGCGCGCTTGTCGGCACGCTGACGGCAATAACCGTCCAATACGGTTGGACTCTTACTTTGTTCTAG
- a CDS encoding RluA family pseudouridine synthase has protein sequence MSKKPNSHGPAKSASSKKGTVTQNKSYAVAEASELLAFLLAHLNQGRNSVKSLLAHGQVYVNDRVETKYNYPLQPGETVVIRKEREKEKFPLIGLTILHEDEHVIVASKEAGLLTIASDKETDMTAYRQLMAYVRESDPKNRIFIVHRLDRDTSGVLMFAKSEAVQQKLQEEWQTIVKERSYVALVEGEVKRQEGTISSWLKETKTLRMYSSPHPNDGQHAVTHYKLLQAGKVFSLVEVHLETGRKNQIRVHMQDIGHPIAGDKKYGSTTKPIGRLGLHARVLAFEHPVTGKLLKFDTGIPKLFYNPLRNAAATTDNRRSKG, from the coding sequence ATGTCAAAGAAACCTAATAGCCATGGCCCGGCTAAAAGCGCTTCATCTAAAAAGGGTACGGTCACGCAAAACAAGTCGTATGCCGTTGCCGAGGCATCCGAGCTGCTCGCTTTTTTATTGGCTCATCTGAACCAGGGCCGCAATTCGGTCAAATCGCTGCTGGCGCATGGTCAGGTATACGTAAATGACCGCGTCGAAACGAAATATAACTACCCGCTTCAGCCCGGAGAAACGGTTGTCATCCGCAAGGAACGGGAAAAAGAGAAGTTTCCCCTCATCGGACTTACGATTCTGCACGAGGACGAGCATGTCATTGTGGCAAGCAAAGAGGCGGGACTTCTTACTATAGCTTCGGACAAAGAAACCGATATGACCGCTTACCGCCAGTTGATGGCTTATGTTCGCGAGTCCGATCCAAAGAACCGGATCTTTATCGTTCACCGCCTCGACCGGGATACCTCCGGGGTGCTGATGTTCGCCAAGAGCGAAGCCGTGCAGCAAAAGCTGCAGGAAGAGTGGCAGACGATCGTGAAGGAACGCTCTTATGTCGCGCTCGTAGAGGGCGAGGTTAAGCGGCAAGAAGGCACCATCTCCTCCTGGCTGAAGGAAACCAAGACGCTCAGGATGTATTCCAGCCCTCACCCGAACGACGGACAACATGCGGTAACCCACTATAAGCTGCTGCAGGCGGGAAAAGTCTTTTCGCTCGTTGAGGTCCATCTGGAGACGGGCCGAAAAAACCAAATCCGCGTTCATATGCAGGATATCGGGCACCCTATCGCAGGAGATAAAAAATACGGCTCAACAACCAAACCGATCGGCCGTCTTGGCCTTCACGCGCGGGTACTTGCCTTCGAGCACCCGGTAACGGGGAAACTGCTGAAGTTTGATACCGGAATACCTAAGCTGTTCTACAATCCGCTCCGGAATGCGGCAGCCACGACAGACAACAGAAGAAGCAAAGGATGA
- a CDS encoding MFS transporter gives MATFFLIIIYLAFISLGLPDSLLGTAWPVMRPELNAPLGAAGVLYMSIAAGTIVSSLASGTILNRFGTGRVTLVSCVMTAGALLGYATSPSLVWLLICAIPLGLGAGAVDAGLNNYVAAHYKAHHMSWLHCFWGVGATLGPVIMAQFITNNAWRYGYLTVAAVQCALVVILFFSLPLWDRVAKIHNRVSARAAQEEAVTEPAEKAAAGHPLKIRGVKLALVSFMLYCGIEAAVGLWGSSFLVNMKSVSASTAAQWVSLYYAGITAGRFITGFITFKVSNRNLIRGGQLIALIGALLLFLPLPEGFALAGLITVGFGLAPIYPCMLHETPVRFGKRQSQSIMGYQMAVAYTGSTLMPPLLGLLASSITIGIFPFYIVLCTAAMFLFTERLNIFLKPKTNLAHAGIGSGSDKSI, from the coding sequence ATGGCAACTTTTTTTCTGATCATTATTTATTTGGCTTTTATCAGTCTAGGCTTGCCGGACTCCCTGCTCGGAACGGCGTGGCCGGTCATGCGGCCGGAGCTCAATGCTCCCCTCGGAGCGGCAGGAGTGCTGTATATGTCCATTGCTGCCGGAACAATCGTATCCAGTCTCGCCAGCGGCACGATTCTTAACCGCTTTGGCACCGGAAGAGTAACCTTGGTCAGTTGTGTCATGACCGCGGGCGCCCTGCTTGGCTATGCCACATCACCATCCCTGGTCTGGCTGCTTATTTGCGCGATTCCGCTAGGGCTTGGAGCAGGAGCGGTTGACGCCGGCTTGAATAACTACGTTGCCGCCCATTACAAAGCGCATCATATGAGCTGGCTGCATTGCTTCTGGGGCGTAGGCGCTACGCTTGGACCTGTCATTATGGCTCAATTTATTACCAATAACGCCTGGAGATACGGCTATCTGACCGTGGCCGCTGTCCAATGCGCGCTTGTCGTCATCCTGTTCTTCTCCCTCCCTTTATGGGACCGGGTCGCCAAAATCCACAACAGAGTCTCAGCCCGCGCCGCGCAGGAGGAAGCTGTAACCGAGCCCGCGGAGAAAGCTGCAGCCGGTCATCCGTTAAAAATCAGAGGCGTCAAGCTTGCTCTCGTTTCCTTCATGCTGTACTGCGGGATTGAAGCGGCAGTAGGCCTCTGGGGCAGCAGTTTTCTTGTAAATATGAAAAGCGTGTCCGCTTCCACGGCTGCGCAGTGGGTGTCGCTCTACTATGCGGGCATTACGGCTGGCCGGTTTATTACGGGCTTCATCACCTTCAAAGTCAGCAACCGCAATCTGATCCGCGGAGGCCAGCTGATCGCCTTAATCGGCGCCCTGCTGCTCTTCCTTCCGCTGCCAGAAGGCTTTGCGCTTGCCGGCTTAATCACTGTTGGCTTTGGCCTTGCCCCCATCTACCCTTGTATGCTGCATGAAACGCCGGTACGGTTCGGGAAGAGGCAATCGCAGTCCATTATGGGTTACCAAATGGCCGTGGCATACACAGGCAGCACGCTTATGCCGCCGCTTCTTGGTTTATTGGCTTCCTCGATTACAATCGGCATTTTCCCGTTCTATATCGTCCTATGTACGGCAGCCATGTTCCTGTTTACGGAACGGCTGAATATCTTCCTTAAACCAAAAACCAATCTGGCGCATGCGGGCATAGGTTCAGGTTCAGACAAATCTATATAA
- a CDS encoding deoxynucleoside kinase yields MEHVIPSNALITIAGTVGVGKSTLTSALAERLGFRTSLEQVEHNPYLEKFYHDFERWSFHLQIYFLAERFKEQKAIFEAGGGFVQDRSIYEDTGIFAKMHADQGTMTATDYATYTSLFEAMVMTPYFPHPDVLIYLEGSLPSIVNRITARGREMEIQTERAYWERMHERYAAWIGEFNACPVLRLNIDEYDVHDPASLEGIIAQISSVIGASRLAKAQAAAASE; encoded by the coding sequence ATGGAACATGTCATTCCTTCTAATGCGCTTATTACGATAGCCGGTACGGTTGGAGTCGGCAAATCGACGTTAACGTCTGCTTTGGCCGAGCGTCTTGGCTTCCGGACTTCGCTGGAGCAGGTCGAGCATAACCCGTATCTGGAGAAGTTTTACCATGATTTCGAGCGGTGGAGCTTCCATTTGCAAATCTATTTTCTGGCCGAGCGCTTTAAAGAGCAGAAGGCGATTTTTGAGGCGGGCGGAGGATTTGTGCAGGACCGTTCCATTTACGAGGATACCGGCATCTTTGCGAAAATGCATGCGGATCAGGGAACGATGACCGCAACGGATTATGCGACTTATACAAGCTTGTTCGAAGCGATGGTTATGACGCCGTATTTTCCGCATCCGGATGTTCTGATTTATTTGGAAGGTAGCCTGCCGTCCATTGTGAACCGGATTACGGCGCGCGGGCGGGAGATGGAAATCCAGACGGAACGCGCTTATTGGGAGCGGATGCATGAACGTTATGCAGCTTGGATTGGCGAGTTTAACGCTTGTCCGGTGCTTAGGCTGAACATTGACGAGTATGATGTTCACGATCCGGCATCGCTGGAAGGAATTATCGCGCAAATCAGCAGCGTAATTGGGGCGTCGAGGCTGGCAAAGGCACAGGCGGCTGCTGCAAGCGAATAG
- a CDS encoding TIGR01212 family radical SAM protein (This family includes YhcC from E. coli K-12, an uncharacterized radical SAM protein.), which produces MKANSTSLTPGQPMLWGDKRFHTWNYEMREQLGGKVFKVTLDAGFTCPNRDGSIAKGGCTFCSARGSGDFAGSRRDDLVTQFNKIRDRQHQKWPEANYIGYFQAYTNTYAPVEELREYYEVILQQPGVVGLSIATRPDCLPDDVVDYLAELNERTYLWVEMGLQTIHESTSELINRAHDTACYLDAVRRLRERGIRVCTHVIYGLPQESHAMMLETGRAVAEMDVQGIKIHLLHLMRKTPMVKQYEAGLLRFLELDEYVKLIVDTLEFLPPEMIIHRLTGDAPKELLIGPMWSMQKWVVLNAIDAELKRRNTWQGKLWGAL; this is translated from the coding sequence ATGAAAGCAAATTCAACATCCTTGACGCCCGGGCAGCCGATGCTGTGGGGCGACAAGCGATTTCATACATGGAACTACGAGATGCGCGAGCAGCTTGGCGGCAAAGTGTTCAAGGTGACGCTTGATGCCGGCTTTACCTGTCCGAACCGGGACGGCTCGATTGCCAAAGGCGGCTGCACGTTCTGCAGCGCCCGCGGATCCGGCGATTTTGCCGGCAGCCGGCGCGATGATCTCGTTACGCAATTCAATAAAATCCGCGACCGCCAGCATCAAAAATGGCCGGAGGCCAATTATATCGGCTACTTCCAGGCTTATACGAATACGTACGCACCGGTGGAGGAACTTCGGGAGTATTACGAGGTGATTTTGCAGCAGCCGGGTGTGGTGGGGTTATCAATCGCAACGCGGCCGGACTGCCTGCCTGACGATGTCGTCGATTATTTGGCCGAGCTGAACGAACGGACCTACTTGTGGGTGGAGATGGGCTTGCAGACGATCCATGAATCAACCTCGGAGCTCATCAACCGCGCCCATGATACGGCCTGTTACCTCGATGCGGTACGCCGTCTGCGCGAACGAGGCATCCGCGTATGCACGCATGTTATTTACGGTCTGCCGCAGGAGTCGCACGCAATGATGCTGGAGACGGGCCGCGCGGTTGCCGAGATGGACGTGCAGGGCATCAAAATCCACCTGCTCCACCTCATGCGAAAGACGCCGATGGTCAAGCAATACGAAGCCGGGCTGCTGCGCTTCCTTGAGCTGGACGAATACGTCAAGCTGATCGTCGACACGCTTGAGTTCCTGCCGCCGGAGATGATCATCCACCGCCTTACCGGCGATGCGCCGAAGGAGCTCCTGATCGGGCCGATGTGGAGCATGCAAAAATGGGTTGTGCTGAATGCCATCGACGCGGAGCTGAAACGCCGCAATACATGGCAAGGCAAGCTATGGGGGGCGTTGTAA
- a CDS encoding stalk domain-containing protein — translation MKRKLSYTLLTPLLAAGLLLSPLAAPQHAAAATSPVKFAATAKASAISVYVDDKKLSLSKSPYTKNGVTFVPMRELFKALNASVTWEEKAQTIIIRKDYTSITLTIGNKVALINGKSVKLDAAPEIKNNTTFVPARFVAESLGGTVKWDNAKQTVRITTEEYEFQKEYEQLQEELNNRPKYTPQQIVDMYDDSVVTITTNLGLGSGVVIGDRYVLTNYHVMQDASSATVITVNNKQIKVSGVVTYSQNNDLAIIQTDQSIGSTPVEVGYSSLNVKKGDKVVAIGSPLGLQNTVSDGLVSNIIYDGSTRYIQTSAPIDHGSSGGALFDEYGELVGITSAGYTSQADLNFAVSTVYAAMLMEDLPKEPSTKVKFLDPTLPDTLVGQSEDKIAALLKEQFGVFSTEQGEAELTNWKVTRDSQGWLVITTDMDPVFYTYYGGQNKEGLRTWAINLATELHRMLPDDKIQFQIYYDRIFGFEPRGFDASVVKALGNDKWEVRFPILDMQFKDQLYINMKD, via the coding sequence GTGAAAAGAAAATTATCCTATACCTTGTTAACTCCGCTGCTTGCAGCAGGCCTCCTGCTTTCTCCTCTCGCAGCTCCGCAGCATGCCGCAGCCGCAACGTCACCCGTTAAATTCGCCGCTACGGCCAAAGCTTCCGCCATCAGCGTCTACGTCGATGATAAGAAGCTGTCGCTCTCGAAATCTCCCTATACGAAAAATGGCGTAACCTTCGTTCCGATGCGCGAGCTGTTCAAAGCCTTGAATGCCTCCGTAACCTGGGAAGAGAAGGCGCAGACGATAATCATCCGCAAGGATTATACATCCATCACGCTTACGATCGGCAACAAAGTAGCTCTTATTAACGGCAAGTCGGTGAAGCTGGATGCCGCGCCGGAAATCAAGAACAATACGACCTTTGTTCCGGCCCGTTTCGTAGCGGAATCGCTTGGCGGAACAGTGAAATGGGATAATGCCAAGCAAACCGTGCGAATCACAACCGAGGAATACGAATTCCAAAAGGAGTACGAGCAGCTTCAGGAGGAACTGAATAACCGTCCGAAATATACGCCGCAGCAAATCGTTGATATGTACGATGACAGCGTGGTAACCATTACGACCAATTTGGGTCTGGGCAGCGGCGTTGTTATTGGCGACCGTTATGTTCTTACCAATTATCACGTGATGCAGGATGCCTCCTCGGCAACGGTTATTACGGTGAACAACAAACAGATTAAGGTATCAGGCGTTGTTACATACAGCCAAAACAACGATTTGGCGATCATCCAAACCGACCAGTCGATTGGTTCGACGCCGGTCGAAGTGGGCTACAGCAGCCTGAACGTGAAAAAAGGCGATAAGGTTGTTGCGATCGGAAGTCCGCTTGGTCTTCAAAATACGGTTTCCGACGGTCTAGTCAGCAATATCATATATGATGGCAGCACACGCTACATCCAGACCAGTGCCCCGATCGACCATGGCAGCTCCGGAGGCGCTCTGTTTGATGAATACGGCGAGCTGGTAGGCATCACATCCGCGGGTTATACGTCGCAAGCGGATTTGAATTTCGCGGTCTCGACGGTTTATGCGGCGATGCTGATGGAGGATCTCCCGAAGGAGCCTTCTACCAAAGTGAAATTCCTCGACCCAACCCTGCCGGACACGCTTGTTGGTCAATCGGAGGATAAAATTGCGGCTTTATTGAAAGAGCAATTTGGCGTATTCTCGACGGAACAAGGAGAAGCGGAGCTGACCAACTGGAAGGTTACGCGGGATTCCCAAGGCTGGCTTGTGATTACGACGGATATGGATCCCGTATTCTATACGTATTACGGCGGGCAGAATAAAGAGGGTCTTCGCACCTGGGCTATTAACTTAGCCACAGAGCTTCATCGCATGCTGCCTGACGATAAGATTCAATTCCAGATTTATTACGACCGTATTTTCGGCTTCGAACCACGCGGGTTTGACGCAAGCGTAGTGAAGGCGCTTGGCAATGATAAATGGGAGGTTCGCTTCCCGATTCTGGATATGCAATTTAAAGATCAGCTATATATTAACATGAAGGACTAA
- a CDS encoding ROK family transcriptional regulator, giving the protein MSDFPATPKEMKNVILYGLRSALLMLGSATKAELSQKLGLSFPTISKFLTQMEEAGELLAVGLDDSSGGRRAQRYAYNPEFMLGLAIFFEKSEISYTIFNCAGETKEQGTTSSALMNDLPSLTLYIEQLLLSHPTIKSIAIGVPGAVNNGRVIHIPDYSNFQNINLKQYLEEQFSLPVVVENDMNAAVLGYYKTGSRENNPSLVYLYFGQFGPGAGIMINGDVVRGSTFFSGEVSFVPQYNELNFQQAIQKKDGASRLDAISRLIASFTAIINPHTIVFNNAEVNDAILGRILERSADYIPKEHLPLLKASDMKKDYLDGLQSLGLNLMISI; this is encoded by the coding sequence GTGAGCGATTTTCCGGCAACACCTAAAGAGATGAAAAATGTAATCCTATACGGCCTGCGCTCCGCCCTGCTGATGCTGGGAAGCGCGACCAAAGCGGAGCTTAGCCAAAAGCTTGGCCTTAGCTTTCCGACAATCAGCAAGTTTCTGACCCAAATGGAAGAGGCCGGCGAGCTGCTGGCCGTAGGGCTGGACGATTCAAGCGGCGGAAGAAGGGCTCAACGTTACGCCTATAACCCGGAGTTTATGCTGGGGCTGGCTATCTTTTTCGAAAAGTCGGAGATCAGCTATACGATCTTTAACTGTGCGGGAGAAACGAAGGAGCAGGGTACGACGTCAAGCGCATTAATGAATGATCTCCCTAGCCTGACCTTGTATATTGAGCAGCTTCTGCTTAGTCATCCAACCATCAAATCCATAGCAATCGGGGTACCGGGTGCGGTCAATAACGGCCGGGTCATTCACATCCCGGATTACTCCAACTTCCAAAATATAAACCTGAAGCAATACCTGGAGGAGCAATTCTCCCTGCCCGTCGTGGTGGAGAACGACATGAATGCCGCCGTGCTGGGCTATTACAAAACAGGAAGCCGCGAGAATAATCCGTCCCTCGTCTATTTGTACTTCGGACAATTTGGCCCAGGCGCGGGCATTATGATCAACGGGGATGTCGTAAGAGGAAGCACCTTCTTCTCCGGAGAGGTCTCCTTTGTGCCCCAGTACAATGAGCTTAACTTCCAACAAGCGATACAAAAAAAAGACGGAGCCAGCAGGCTCGATGCCATCAGCAGGCTTATCGCTTCGTTTACGGCGATTATCAATCCGCACACGATTGTTTTTAATAACGCCGAGGTGAATGACGCCATTCTGGGACGGATCTTGGAGCGAAGCGCCGATTATATTCCGAAGGAGCATCTCCCGCTTCTGAAAGCGAGCGATATGAAGAAAGATTATCTGGACGGCCTGCAAAGCCTTGGGCTGAATCTGATGATCTCCATTTGA
- a CDS encoding B12-binding domain-containing radical SAM protein: protein MKVVLSTLNAKYIHTSLALRCLKAYSGEHFDMEIAEYTIKDPVMNIVSDIFSRKPDVVGFSCYIWNIEETITVINMLRKIMPEIKIILGGPEVSYDTEYWMERISEVDFIVVGEGEETFHHLLTEIEGAGKYHMVFGIAYRKQREDRVEILLNPGRPKLDLATLPSPHRFEEDIPHLGSRVVYFETSRGCPFSCQFCLSSIEVGVRYFDMERTKADITYLIDSGAKLIKFVDRTFNIKRDYALEMFKFLIENHRGCVFQFEITADIMRPEVLDYLAEHAPPGVFRFEIGVQSTNDPTNEAVQRRQNWKKLVRTVTKVKESGKIDQHLDLIAGLPLENYDTFRGTFNDVFELGPEELQLGFLKMLRGTGLRRDADKWGYIYMDHAPYEMLGNELMPFGDIVRIKRVEDVLEKYWNAHRMDRTLGYLVNKVFPSPFDFFQYFGDFWEERGWQKIGHQLEDLFSRLWAFLSEYKAGAASEEAAKLDLDVVLGLMKYDYFLNHNYKPRKTWWEFTMEKSEWSGWMRRLAERPEEVSQAFADLQLNEKELYKHTVIELLPFDLEHYLATGEVVKSSHTLLAVLYALGGGERQAKPTPKPVIMKVSSDAMSVGF from the coding sequence ATGAAAGTTGTGTTATCCACGCTAAATGCCAAATATATTCATACTTCGCTTGCCCTGCGGTGCCTGAAGGCGTACAGCGGCGAGCATTTTGATATGGAAATTGCCGAATACACGATTAAAGATCCCGTGATGAATATCGTTTCGGATATTTTTTCGCGCAAACCGGATGTCGTTGGCTTCTCCTGCTACATCTGGAATATTGAAGAGACGATTACCGTCATCAATATGCTGCGCAAAATTATGCCGGAGATCAAAATTATCCTTGGCGGACCGGAAGTGAGCTACGACACGGAATATTGGATGGAGCGAATTTCCGAGGTTGATTTTATCGTTGTTGGCGAAGGGGAAGAGACCTTCCATCATTTGCTGACGGAGATTGAGGGAGCCGGCAAATACCATATGGTGTTCGGCATTGCTTACCGCAAGCAGCGCGAGGACCGGGTAGAGATTCTTCTGAATCCGGGCCGTCCGAAGCTGGATCTGGCGACGCTGCCGTCTCCGCACCGCTTCGAGGAGGATATTCCTCATCTGGGCAGCCGGGTCGTTTATTTCGAGACAAGCCGCGGCTGTCCGTTCAGCTGCCAATTCTGCTTGTCGAGTATCGAGGTTGGGGTCCGGTATTTCGATATGGAGCGGACGAAGGCCGATATTACGTATTTGATCGATTCCGGCGCGAAGCTGATCAAGTTCGTGGACCGTACCTTTAACATCAAGCGGGACTATGCGCTCGAGATGTTCAAATTCCTGATCGAGAACCACCGCGGCTGCGTATTCCAGTTCGAGATTACCGCTGATATTATGCGGCCGGAGGTACTTGATTATTTGGCGGAGCATGCACCGCCGGGTGTATTCCGCTTCGAGATTGGCGTTCAATCGACCAATGATCCGACCAATGAGGCGGTGCAGCGCCGCCAGAACTGGAAGAAGCTCGTGCGGACCGTTACGAAGGTGAAGGAATCGGGCAAGATCGACCAGCATTTGGACTTGATCGCAGGCTTGCCTCTCGAGAATTACGATACGTTCCGCGGAACGTTTAACGATGTGTTCGAGCTGGGGCCGGAGGAGCTGCAGCTAGGCTTCCTGAAGATGCTGCGCGGTACGGGCTTACGGCGGGACGCCGATAAGTGGGGCTATATTTATATGGACCATGCGCCGTACGAAATGCTTGGCAACGAGCTGATGCCATTCGGCGATATCGTGCGGATCAAGAGGGTAGAGGATGTGCTGGAGAAGTACTGGAACGCGCACCGGATGGACCGGACTTTAGGTTACCTGGTTAATAAGGTCTTTCCTTCACCGTTTGATTTCTTCCAATACTTTGGCGACTTCTGGGAGGAGAGGGGCTGGCAGAAGATTGGGCATCAGCTTGAAGACCTGTTCTCAAGGCTCTGGGCATTCCTGTCCGAGTACAAAGCTGGTGCGGCATCCGAAGAAGCGGCTAAGCTTGATTTGGATGTCGTGCTTGGCCTCATGAAGTACGATTACTTCTTGAACCATAACTATAAACCGCGGAAAACTTGGTGGGAATTCACGATGGAGAAATCGGAATGGAGCGGCTGGATGCGCCGACTTGCCGAGCGTCCGGAGGAAGTATCCCAGGCATTTGCCGATCTGCAGCTGAACGAGAAGGAGCTTTACAAGCATACGGTTATCGAGCTGCTTCCGTTTGACCTCGAGCATTATCTGGCAACGGGCGAGGTTGTCAAGAGCAGCCATACGCTGCTTGCCGTCCTGTATGCGCTGGGCGGAGGAGAGCGTCAGGCGAAGCCAACGCCTAAGCCGGTTATTATGAAGGTAAGCTCGGATGCCATGTCCGTAGGTTTCTAA
- the trmB gene encoding tRNA (guanosine(46)-N7)-methyltransferase TrmB — protein MRLRGRKGIRESLEAQPELVVLDAKPLKGKWREFFGNDKPIHVELGMGKGRFISNMSFRNPDNNYIGVDMYDELIRRASDKARNIWEESGVEEPPNLGLLRANIEHIEEMFEPGEIQRIYLNFSDPWPKSKHARRRLTHPRFLRKYAQLLDERGEIHFKTDSESLFEFSLNSFAEVEFQLRNISLNLHKNGPREDLVFTEYEMKFMEKGQPIYRLEAVIGKTVLREYRESKLENSRREEAEAEIAGDDEDDSAE, from the coding sequence ATGCGTTTAAGAGGAAGAAAAGGAATCCGCGAGTCGCTGGAAGCGCAGCCGGAATTAGTCGTATTGGATGCGAAGCCGCTCAAGGGGAAGTGGCGCGAGTTTTTTGGCAACGATAAGCCGATCCATGTAGAGCTTGGCATGGGAAAAGGCCGTTTTATCAGCAATATGAGCTTCCGTAACCCGGACAATAACTATATCGGCGTTGATATGTACGACGAGCTGATCCGCCGCGCAAGCGATAAGGCGCGCAACATCTGGGAGGAAAGCGGAGTGGAAGAGCCGCCGAATCTGGGTCTGCTCCGCGCGAATATCGAGCATATCGAAGAAATGTTCGAGCCGGGCGAGATCCAGCGGATTTACCTGAATTTCAGCGATCCATGGCCAAAAAGCAAGCATGCCCGCCGCCGGTTGACCCATCCGCGCTTCCTGCGCAAGTATGCCCAGCTGCTCGACGAACGCGGCGAGATCCATTTCAAGACCGATTCGGAATCTCTGTTCGAGTTCTCTCTTAACAGCTTTGCGGAGGTGGAATTCCAGCTTCGAAATATCTCGCTGAATCTTCATAAGAACGGTCCGCGCGAGGATCTGGTGTTCACCGAATACGAGATGAAGTTTATGGAGAAGGGCCAGCCGATCTACCGCCTGGAAGCGGTAATCGGCAAAACCGTGCTGCGCGAATACCGCGAAAGCAAGCTGGAGAACTCGCGCCGCGAAGAAGCGGAAGCCGAGATTGCCGGTGACGACGAAGACGATTCGGCAGAATAA
- a CDS encoding tRNA (mnm(5)s(2)U34)-methyltransferase: MGFLSILSMAHQWLAERVQPGDIVIDATAGGGVDTLKLAELVGARGTVHAFDIQQDALDRTLERLRPLEERGKLPQVRLHLRNHALMAEAVGPSAEGNVAAVMFNLGYLPGGDESVITVPTTTIAALDAALALLRRGGIVTVALYPGHPGGAEEAAIVADWAAKLPGALYAAVLYRQPQRDTAPYLIAVEKR, from the coding sequence ATGGGATTCTTGTCTATTCTCAGCATGGCGCATCAATGGCTGGCCGAACGCGTGCAGCCGGGCGACATTGTCATTGACGCCACCGCAGGCGGAGGCGTCGACACGCTGAAGCTCGCCGAGCTGGTTGGAGCGCGCGGCACGGTGCACGCGTTCGACATCCAGCAGGACGCGCTGGACCGGACGCTCGAGCGGCTCCGACCGCTGGAGGAGCGCGGCAAGCTGCCGCAGGTGCGGCTTCACCTGCGCAATCATGCATTAATGGCGGAGGCCGTTGGGCCCTCCGCCGAAGGAAACGTTGCAGCCGTGATGTTTAATCTCGGCTATTTGCCGGGCGGCGACGAGTCGGTCATAACGGTACCGACGACGACCATCGCCGCCCTGGACGCGGCGCTGGCGCTGCTGCGCCGCGGCGGCATTGTCACTGTCGCGCTGTATCCGGGGCACCCGGGCGGCGCGGAGGAGGCGGCGATTGTCGCCGACTGGGCAGCGAAGCTGCCCGGGGCTTTGTATGCGGCTGTGCTGTACCGCCAGCCGCAAAGAGACACCGCGCCGTATTTGATCGCGGTGGAGAAGAGATAA